In Aspergillus fumigatus Af293 chromosome 2, whole genome shotgun sequence, a genomic segment contains:
- a CDS encoding Iwr1 domain-containing protein — MALPPEQINIKRRREEEPVDILYIQSELHQTKRRFTDFVFQRVQVSGNARDSGSSSPASLAAPSRTLLTPRSVSSSAFPASRGAARPSGPGTGVGATVPLVRATSPGAEFREEQRLAAVRKAAEEKLHRALHPSSRVAGADLVSSTTVGGTQESSVSSGRESPVSASPRSVRRFQISRSSTPVNVLRSAGGGVQKRRGDGAVAVLVEKLRRAPHSRQASLVADAAAQAATAEGEDRGVNVPEPEPEPEPVRPRKRPVVNQAERKWREERKTAISAAKEHITKVLEKEAHARKSNWEDESERLAREFEQIALELEGGRETEPPVQQPVAQPTARPTVPKPPLKYQPRTPNKPRGTTPRETSVVEIPDVQPPVETVAQEDDSDGEYVYDTYIRQPLPEGTLLTNPLTDLETAHEIWFQQNGIDTTRQDIGVIVITQEDEEYWEHFAEDDEDEEWDSEDADSNAENNPANDYPDEDLSWDDEEDDPAAIYHKYRTHDASDDEEFDSADSANEGRRAGRVGVGFGFGLDSHVDSDEDSLDGDGPNHDRMRRW; from the exons ATATTCAGTCTGAACTTCACCAGACCAAACGGCGTTTTACGGACTTTGTCTTCCAGCGGGTCCAGGTCAGTGGCAATGCTCGGGACAGCGGCTCCTCGAGTCCTGCATCCCTGGCTGCCCCATCACGCACACTGCTCACCCCTAGGTCTGTGAGTAGCTCTGCGTTTCCAGCTTCCAGAGGTGCTGCTCGCCCTTCGGGTCCAGGGACGGGCGTCGGCGCGACCGTCCCACTGGTTCGAGCTACTTCCCCTGGGGCCGAGTTTCGGGAGGAGCAGCGCCTCGCTGCTGTGCGCAAGGCAGCGGAGGAGAAGCTACACCGCGCACTGCATCCGTCGAGTAGGGTTGCGGGTGCGGATCTAGTGAGCTCTACTACTGTTGGCGGGACGCAGGAGTCTTCTGTGTCGAGCGGGAGGGAGAGTCCGGTTTCCGCGTCGCCGCGCTCTGTTCGTCGGTTCCAGATTTCCAGGTCCAGTACACCTGTGAATGTTCTGCGGAGCGCAGGTGGCGGCGTGCAGAAGCGGCGAGGGGACGGGGCGGTCGCAGTGCTGGTGGAGAAGTTACGGAGGGCTCCGCATTCGAGGCAGGCGTCGTTGGTAGCTGATGCGGCGGCGCAGGCTGCGAcggcggagggggaggacCGTGGTGTGAATGTcccggagccggagccggagccggagcctgTTCGGCCCAGGAAACGGCCTGTGGTCAATCAGGCGGAGAGAAAATGGAGAGAGGAGCGGAAGACTGCCATCTCCGCTGCGAAGGAACACATCACGAaggtgctggagaaggaggcgcATGCTCGCAAGAGTAACTGGGAGGATGAGTCGGAACGGCTGGCTCGCGAGTTTGAGCAGATTGCCTTAGAGCTGGAGGGAGGTAGAGAGACGGAACCGCCGGTGCAGCAGCCAGTAGCGCAGCCGACAGCACGTCCTACTGTCCCCAAGCCTCCGTTGAAGTACCAGCCGCGCACACCTAATAAACCTCGAGGGACGACGCCGCGGGAAACGAGCGTTGTAGAAATTCCAGACGTCCAGCCTCCAGTAGAAACCGTGGCGCAAGAGGATGACAGTGACGGCGAGTATGTCTACGATACTTACATTCGACAACCCCTGCCAGAAGGGACGCTACTTACGAACCCGCTGACCGATCTTGAAACGGCCCACGAAATATGGTTTCAACAGAATGGAATTGACACCACTCGCCAGGATATTGgagtcatcgtcatcacacaagaggacgaagagTACTGGGAACATTTtgcagaggatgacgaggacgaagagtGGGATAGCGAGGACGCAGATTCGAATG CCGAAAACAACCCCGCAAACGACTATCCGGACGAGGACCTGTCGtgggacgatgaagaagatgacccCGCAGCCATCTACCACAAATATCGAACTCATGACGCGTCTGACGACGAGGAATTCGACTCTGCGGATTCAGCAAATGAGGGGCGGCGCGCAGGCCGGGTTGGAGTTGGATTTGGATTTGGGCTCGACTCGCACGTGGATTCTGACGAGGACAGCCTGGACGGCGACGGTCCCAATCACGATCGAATGCGACGGTGGTAA